In one window of Carcharodon carcharias isolate sCarCar2 chromosome 14, sCarCar2.pri, whole genome shotgun sequence DNA:
- the dda1 gene encoding DET1- and DDB1-associated protein 1 isoform X3, protein MTDVISCPSWNQLRFRGFQSKFNLSTVSCDRADFLKGLPVYNESNFSRFHADSVCKASKTICVSPNTRIPIGTDHCDRKDQYIASISPSAMGQKECSEEKGPRASGR, encoded by the exons ATGACTGATGTAATATCTTGtccatcctggaatcaactgagGTTCAGAGGATTCCAATCTAAATTTAACCTTTCAACAGTCAGCTGTGACAGG GCAGACTTCTTGAAAGGATTGCCGGTCTATAACGAAAGCAACTTCAGCCGATTTCATGCAGATTCAGTTTGTAAAGCTTCG AAGACCATCTGTGTATCTCCCAACACGAGAATACCCATCGGAACAGA TCATTGTGACAGAAAAGACCAATATATTGCTTCGATATCTCCATCAGCAATGGGACAAAAAG AATGCAGCGAAGAAAAGGGACCAAGAGCAAGTGGACGTTGA
- the dda1 gene encoding DET1- and DDB1-associated protein 1 isoform X1: MTDVISCPSWNQLRFRGFQSKFNLSTVSCDRADFLKGLPVYNESNFSRFHADSVCKASNRRPSVYLPTREYPSEQIIVTEKTNILLRYLHQQWDKKNAAKKRDQEQVDVEGESSAPPCKIARTDSQDMIEDT, translated from the exons ATGACTGATGTAATATCTTGtccatcctggaatcaactgagGTTCAGAGGATTCCAATCTAAATTTAACCTTTCAACAGTCAGCTGTGACAGG GCAGACTTCTTGAAAGGATTGCCGGTCTATAACGAAAGCAACTTCAGCCGATTTCATGCAGATTCAGTTTGTAAAGCTTCG aataGAAGACCATCTGTGTATCTCCCAACACGAGAATACCCATCGGAACAGA TCATTGTGACAGAAAAGACCAATATATTGCTTCGATATCTCCATCAGCAATGGGACAAAAAG AATGCAGCGAAGAAAAGGGACCAAGAGCAAGTGGACGTTGAAGGCGAGAGTTCGGCCCCACCATGCAAAATTGCCCGCACAGACAGCCAGGACATGATCGAAGATACTTAA